One part of the Arabidopsis thaliana chromosome 1 sequence genome encodes these proteins:
- the CLE43 gene encoding CLAVATA3/ESR-RELATED 43 (CLAVATA3/ESR-RELATED 43 (CLE43); LOCATED IN: endomembrane system; Has 35333 Blast hits to 34131 proteins in 2444 species: Archae - 798; Bacteria - 22429; Metazoa - 974; Fungi - 991; Plants - 531; Viruses - 0; Other Eukaryotes - 9610 (source: NCBI BLink).): MGCRDILLTFSVALLLISLFQIWLFREGRQVPELSDDQLGKDRNTLMTSKNKNKNEDVQRLFQRYFKGRSFGLNNTNSRFEDSNRRIPSSPDRLHN; encoded by the coding sequence ATGGGTTGTCGAGATATTCTGTTGACTTTCTCCGTCGCTCTCTtactcatctctctcttccagATCTGGCTTTTCCGGGAAGGACGACAAGTTCCGGAACTATCGGACGACCAACTAGGAAAAGACAGAAATACCCTCATGACCtccaagaacaagaacaagaacgaGGATGTTCAACGGCTCTTCCAAAGGTATTTCAAGGGAAGATCTTTTGGTTTAAACAACACCAACTCTCGCTTTGAAGATTCCAATAGAAGGATCCCTAGTTCCCCGGATCGCCTTCATAACTAG